From a region of the Salvelinus alpinus chromosome 2, SLU_Salpinus.1, whole genome shotgun sequence genome:
- the LOC139548425 gene encoding zinc finger protein ZFP2-like, translating to MSSLSYSPPDKDEEVCWTEKEAFVKEEEEEKDVTIQIQVEGEAVTLKEEEKDVTVKEEEDAFRVKEEEDVTVKEEEEEKEEDVVFGVKEEEVGDLFNTNERRDYRGSSGEPQQPHDAEEAEKSLSRSERLNKHLQRSTGKRTHCCSDCGKRFTSSGIKMHQRTRTGERTYSCDQCGKSFTTSSNLTIHQRTHTGEKSYSCVQCGKSFTTSSNLTLHQRTHTGEKPYSCDQCGKSFTTSSNLTIHQRIHTGEKPYSCGQCGKSFTASGSLTLHQRIHTGEKPNICGQCGKSFCQSSDLTVHQRTHTGEKPYSCGQCGKSFTTSGYLTLHQRTHTGEKPYSCGQCGKSFTTSGYLTLHQRVHTGDKPYSCDQCGKSFRQSSNLTLHQRTHTGEKPYSCDQCGKSFTSSSNLTIHQRIHTGEKPYSCDQCGKSFCQSSELTVHQRTHTGDKPYSCDQCGKSFSQSSNLTLHQRTHTGEKPYSCDQCGKSFTRSSYLTVHQRTHTGEKSYSCDQR from the exons atgagttcactaagtTACTCTCCTCCTGATAAAGATgaggaggtctgctggacggagaaagaagctttcgtcaaagaggaggaggaagagaaggatgttacaatacaaatacaagtagagggtgaggctgttactttgaaagaagaagagaaagacgttacagtgaaagaagaggaagacgcgttcagagtgaaagaggaggaggatgttacagtgaaagaagaggaggaagagaaagaggaggatgtagtttttggtgtgaaagaagaggaggttggagatctgtttaacacca atgagagacgggactatcgtggatcctctggggagcctcaacaacctcatgatgctgaagaggcagagaagagtctctccagatcagaacgcctcaataaacacctgcagagatccacagggaagagaactcactgctgctctgactgtgggaagagattcacctcatcaggcattaaaatgCATCAGAGAACACGCACAGGAGAGAGaacttatagctgtgatcaatgtgggaagagttttactacatctagcaatctgactatacaccagagaacacacacaggagagaaatcttatagctgtgttcaatgtgggaagagttttactacatctagcaatctaacattacaccagagaacacacacaggagagaaaccttatagctgtgatcaatgtgggaagagttttactacatctagcaatctgactatacaccagagaatacacacaggagagaaaccttatagctgtggtcaatgtgggaagagttttactgcatctggctctctgacattgcaccagagaatacacacaggagagaaacctaatatctgtggtcaatgtgggaagagtttttgtcaatctagtgatctgacagtgcaccagagaacacacacaggagagaaaccttatagctgtggtcaatgtgggaagagttttactacttctggctatctgactttacaccagagaacacacacaggagagaaaccttatagttgtggtcaatgtgggaagagttttactacttctggctatctgactttacaccagagagtacacacaggagataaaccttatagctgtgatcaatgtgggaagagttttcgtcaatctagcaatctgacattacaccagagaacacacacaggagagaaaccttatagctgtgatcaatgtgggaagagttttacttcatctagcaatctgactatacaccagagaatacacacaggagagaaaccttatagctgtgatcaatgtgggaagagtttttgtcaatctagtgaactgacagtgcaccagagaacacacacaggagataaaccttatagctgtgatcaatgtgggaagagttttagtcaatctagcaatctgacattacaccagagaacacacacaggagagaaaccttatagctgtgatcaatgtgggaagagttttactagatctagctatctgacagtgcaccagagaacacacacaggagagaaatcgtatAGCTGTGACCAGAGgtaa